The nucleotide window caccttagatttatatccgtctcattttttgtattaagctctaaaatgatctttaaaaatggatgaagggcatggataaaagacatacttcatagtggggcccatatggcTAGTGGCAGGGCGTATCCAATTCGTTTCCACTCATGTGTGGTACAATGTCTGATccagacgaaatcggattgcatactgagttacttagtacgctctcATCGTTGGGCCCATAGTGAatttatttggtttatccacaccgtggatctgtttttccaaatcattatagtggttgagcccaaaattgaagcatatccaaagctcaagtggaccataccacaagaaataatgggaataatgatttccactattgaaattTTCttatggcccatagtgatgtttatttgtcattcaacccattcataagatcacaaatacatggatgaagggaaaactaaaatatcaacttgatctaaaacttttgtggcctcccagaatttttcaatggtagatgttcaattcataatgtttcctgtgatgtggtccacttaagatttttataggcttaagTTTTGaactcatgcaataaaattatatgataaaatggatggacggagtggataaaatgaataaatcacagtgggccccacagattttactTAGTACacttagggtactgagttactcagctaGTTCttgacgtggtttggctagtacgctgccactagccaggtggctagtggtcggttctatgtggaccccacaatgatgtataagttttatccacactgtccatccatttttaaagataattttatatcttgataccaaaaatgaggtggatctaaatctcaagtgaaccacaccatggaaaggaaatttgattgaaagtccaccattaaaaacctcctaggcctctataatggttatttgacatctaacctactgattaggtcatacaaatttggaagaagtgaaaaatatatatatcagcttgatccaaaacttccgtggccccaagaagtttttaaaagtgggcgttcaatcaacactttgcggtccactcgagatttggatcaacctcatttttagcctcataccataaaatgatataaaagaatgggtggaccgaatggatgaaacacacatatcatggttggGCTCACggagcatcgaccactagccattggctagccgGTTACCGGCCAATCTGTTTcccgatttcctgccaaagcctttcgcttCAAGTTCCTACGTTAGAATGTAGGTGGGGTGCAccgtgatatttttgagaaattcatcccattcatccattttttgagatcatgttaggacatagggtaaaaaatgagctagatccaatactcaagtgtactgaaaacatgaggattgaatgtccacgatTTAAATATTcatggagccacataagttttgaatcaagataatatttttgtttttagttatcTCAGTagaaatgatgttatgaacagtgcggatgtcatgtaaacattgTTATCCACCTTGTAGGGCTGCGTATGACACGTAAACATTACTGTCCACCTCGCAGAGCCCTGCccatccgggcgggggtaggacgcaatcccggTCCAAAACTGACTGGTTGAGAAGACTtgttattgaagtgacgtcacctaattatgtgggcctcactatgatgtatgtgttgtatccacaccgtccatccatttgtagagatcattttatggcatgagccaaagaatgaatcagatcaaaagcttgagtggaccccaccatagaaaaaagtggagataatgacgctcaccattaaaaacttttaagggccataaaagtttttcgatcaagttgatattagtgttttcccttctttaatgtctaagttaacttatgaacaggttagatcttaaataaacatcagagtggaccttaggaaggttttaacggtgggtgtctctctccctattgttttctgtgttggggtccacttcagcttttaatatgctcattctttttctcatgtcctaaaatgatttctaaaactggatggacggtgtggatacaacaaatacatcaaggtgggcccacaaaacttagtgacttCACttaagtctcgctgctcaacttgACAATAGCTAATCCGCCTCCCTCGGCATGAGTGTAGGAAAGAGTCTTTTTTCCAAAGACTCTCTCTTTCGCAACGCAGTGGAATCCCATCAGCTCTCCTCATCCTATGGCGTACATGAAGGCTTGTACATAAATTCCATACGGTACGGTTCATAGGAGAccgacactatatatatatatatatatacggaaacGCTCTCCTGCGAACCAGCAcgtacatacgaacttttttgagaacccatcatacgtgatgtggatccaaaatctgaaccattcatgtgaagcagcacgtacatacgaacttttttgagaacccatcatacgtgatgtggatctaaaatctgaaccgttcatgtgaagcagcacctcgtgaaaccccctaggagcaagttttactttgatctaaaactttgatgggccatgaaaaatgaaaacagtttcctcccttgatttgcatttctctttgctaaggcccaccagaattttagatcagggtgaaaatttctcacatgaggtttcatgggattccgcatcacatggaccgttcagattagacacccatgacatgtctGCAAATGTGCACACGTGCGTACGTGCGCAGGGGAgtatgactcatatatatatatatatatatatatatatatatatatatatatatatatatatatatatatatatatatatatataatggtactataaggtcacctcatgtgaacttcccatgaggtcgagaagtatgggccccaccatgatgtgtatcgaacatctacaccatggatttgatgggtcccctttaggttatgggatgtctaaaaaatcagccatatacaaaactaggtgggccatactatctaaagcTATGTGACgatatgcctaaaatatataaaagcacttggtggggccgacCTAAGTTTAGATGCTGATAAAACTTTGTCTGACCCCTCATGcaagtaggacacacacaatggatgggctgaatttgcggaccacatctctgtgggcccgacaaatgattatgaatgttttaatgcgagggtaacccctctcaactgttgtatgtggtgtggtccacccaagtcataaattgacttgatttttaagcccgtggcccaccatggaatggtgcatctaattgatggggtaaatgttcgacacacatcacgacggggcccacgcagctcgacctcatgggaagttcccatgaggtctacctcatagtaccatttcccatatatatatatatatatatatatatatatatatatatatatatatatatatatatatcacttatgtatatggtgggccctaagggtTGATACCTTCCTAGGGCTTTTTtctatgtttatttgccatccaacctgttaataagggtACTCAAATCTGGATGAacgtaaaatacaaatatctgctcgattcaaaactttcgtggcccttaaagAAGTTTTTTAAGGTGGGTATTCATCCttactgtttccaatggtgtggtggACTTGAACATTGGGTCTGTCTCATATTTGGACTAATGACTGAAACGAGAGTGTGAAacggatgaacaaagtggatagaacacatacatctcagtgggccccatagcttAGTGCTGCtggaggcaatccgcgtccacatcAATCTCCGGACCTTTTCACACCGAACCGATGGCAAGGAGAAAATTCCGGGCCATGTCTTGGGATATCACGTGCGTGATCAAGTACGAACTCGCCCATagagatggtgaggcccatccaTGTGGGGACCAGTAGAATAAAAGGCCAAGATAACTCAGTTGAAGAAATTCATGAAACACGAGCACACATTCTCGACTCAAAAAGTTCATATGTATGATGCTAACTGTTTCCATCACTTTGTTAGCAATTTCTTAATTATGAGATCGTTTTGCTATCATAAATCAACCATGGCGATGCAACTTGTTTAAGAAAGAAGTCATCAGCCCATTCCTCTTGTTGCCTTCCTAGCCTGTCTGGTTTGAGTCTTTGGTTAGATTTCAGTCATGCTTTTGAAGGTTATCGCTCTGTCTCTCCTCGTCAATGTTGCGGCGTCCGAAGTCGACAGTTTCAATTTCACAGAACTCTACAACCTAAGTGGTGGAGCATCAATCACACCGACAGGCCATCTTAAGCTGAATGAAGGCACAAATTTTGAACGTGGTTATGCCTTCTACTCTGTTCCCCTTAGCTTCAAGAACTCTTCAAATGTTAGCGTTTTCTCTTTCTCTACTACTTTTATCTTCGCAATCGGCCCTGATCATGGTACCTTTAAAGGATACGGTATGGCATTCGTCATCTCTCCTTCAAATAATCTCCCTGGAGCCTTTCCTTTCCAATATCTTGGCCTCTTCAATCATACCAACGATGGGGATCCATCCAATCATGTCATCGCAGTCGAACTTGACACCTTCAAGAACCCGGAGTTCTATGATATTGACAGTAACCATGTTGGAATTGATATAAATGGATTAACGTCTAACAAATCCTCTCCTGCTGGTTATTTTTCCGACAGAAATGGTGGATTCAACAACTTGAGTCTTACAAGCAGCAAGCCGATGCAAGTTTGGGTGGAGTATAATGGCATAGAAAAACAATTGAATGTAACGTTATATCCAGTCGGAATACCAAAACCCAACCGCCCGCTTTTGTCTTTGTCAATCGATCTTTCACCTATCATCTTGGATTCAATGTACGTGGGTTTCTCTTCGTCAAAGGGTATTTTTGTTGGGTCTCACTATATTCTTGGATGGAGCTTTCAGATGAATGGAGAAGCTCAAGATATTGATGTTTCGCGCCTTGCTTCTCTACCTTGGAGAGAAACATCTAGAAAGAAATCAAACGTTCTAACAACTTTATTACCCTTAATTGTAGCAGCTTTTGTTGTAATAATTATCATCTTAGGTATTGTCTTTATCATTACAAGGAAGATGAAATCTGCTGAAGTGCTTGAAGACTGGGAGCTTGGTTATGGACCCCACAGGTTCTCGTACAAAGATCTAGCTGTTGCCACAAAGGGGTTTGCAGATAAAGAGCTTCTGGGAACTGGAGGTTTCGGCAAGGTGTATCGAGGCGTCATGCCAATATCCAAAATCGAAGTTGCAGTGAAAAGAATCTCTCATGAATCGCGACAAGGGATGACGGAGTTTGTAGCAGAGGTCGTGAGCCTTGGCAGGCTTAAGCACCGGAACTTGGTGCAACTCCTTGGCTATTGCCGCCGCAAGCAGGAGCTCCTGTTGGTTTATGATCTCATGCACAATGGTAGTCTCGATAAATACCTCTTTGATCAGCCCAAAACGACCCTTGActggagccataggtgtcgaatCATCAAAGGAGTAGCTTCAGGGCTTCTCTATTTGCATGAAGATTGGGAGCAAGTCGTTATTCATCGAGACATCAAAGCTAGCAATGTTTTATTAGATGAAGAAATGAATGCACGGCTTGGTGACTTCGGCCTAGCGAGATTGTACGGTCACGGATCCATTCCTCAAACTACCCATGTTGCTGGGACCCGCGGCTATCTTGCACCGGAACTTACTAAAACTTGTAAGGCCACCACAAGCACTGATGTGTTTTCTTTTGGAGTCTTCATGCTTGAGGTCGCTTGCGGGAGAAGGCCAATAGCTAAGGAGTCGATCTTGGTGGATTGGGTGTTGGAATGTTGGAGGAGAGGGGCGATCTTGGATGCTGCAGATCCGAAATTGGAAACTGATTATGCTACGGGTGAAATGGAGTTGGTCATGAAGCTTGGTTTGCTTTGTTCGCACCCTCATTCGGTGGCTAGGCCCACCATGCGACGAGTCGTGCAATATTTAGATGGTGACGCATCTCTCCCAGAACTCCTACCGGATGATTTCATTGTTAGCGTTTTAGCATTGGGCCACGGTGAAGGTTATGTTGATCACGTGCTACCGTATCTTTCTTCGATTCAAGCATCAATTCTCTCGGGTGGCCGTTGATTTATGCAACTTTCAATGTTAGTAACCTTTCAATGTAATAATGTAATTTTTAttacacttttcttttctttgtaatAGGTGTTCATCCGGTTGTTGTAAATTTTTGTGAAAGTCAATTAAAGTGAGTTAGGTGTGATTTAAATGGATCTgcatgatgtatttggagaaGCCAGCAACGATATGTCATTTGTTAAGTGGTCAATTGAAGAACGATCTTATGGAAGCAGTTACAGGGCATGCATATGGTACGAGTAGAAGCAAATAAGACTGTAGTGTAAAAAAATCTTTTAATTAGCAATCATCAGAATGTGGGAAGCATCTAGATGGTCAAgttaaatttataaataatagaagaatCTAGCAGAAgattttgtctcataccaacacCTTACTTACATTCCATAATGTAATCACTT belongs to Magnolia sinica isolate HGM2019 chromosome 8, MsV1, whole genome shotgun sequence and includes:
- the LOC131253874 gene encoding L-type lectin-domain containing receptor kinase SIT2-like, whose product is MLLKVIALSLLVNVAASEVDSFNFTELYNLSGGASITPTGHLKLNEGTNFERGYAFYSVPLSFKNSSNVSVFSFSTTFIFAIGPDHGTFKGYGMAFVISPSNNLPGAFPFQYLGLFNHTNDGDPSNHVIAVELDTFKNPEFYDIDSNHVGIDINGLTSNKSSPAGYFSDRNGGFNNLSLTSSKPMQVWVEYNGIEKQLNVTLYPVGIPKPNRPLLSLSIDLSPIILDSMYVGFSSSKGIFVGSHYILGWSFQMNGEAQDIDVSRLASLPWRETSRKKSNVLTTLLPLIVAAFVVIIIILGIVFIITRKMKSAEVLEDWELGYGPHRFSYKDLAVATKGFADKELLGTGGFGKVYRGVMPISKIEVAVKRISHESRQGMTEFVAEVVSLGRLKHRNLVQLLGYCRRKQELLLVYDLMHNGSLDKYLFDQPKTTLDWSHRCRIIKGVASGLLYLHEDWEQVVIHRDIKASNVLLDEEMNARLGDFGLARLYGHGSIPQTTHVAGTRGYLAPELTKTCKATTSTDVFSFGVFMLEVACGRRPIAKESILVDWVLECWRRGAILDAADPKLETDYATGEMELVMKLGLLCSHPHSVARPTMRRVVQYLDGDASLPELLPDDFIVSVLALGHGEGYVDHVLPYLSSIQASILSGGR